From a region of the Neisseria subflava genome:
- a CDS encoding DUF4424 family protein, which yields MKQKALILLLLLAGAAHANDSMGTVSTSGIKYLKNPHIDMQSEDLYISENQIRVHYRFKNTSSQDLTETVLFPLPIVPAFIDYDFADTKGLVDSFRIYADGKPVRPQTHVRAYFERRNGSLVDVTADLKKCGLSDQELMHPWTKKQDGEKIGSKIGACRSAKVQSMLPKQTDELPDWSAQIVYSWKQTFKAGSVTEIKHQYTPLVGGSFLPSLKAKDSKAFIDEYCMDENFLKNFKTVEEGSKLYHYLGYVLTTGANWAKPIGKFTLTIDREPNTVISLCWDKSLRKVGPNRFQAVKENFLPKKDLDIIFVYN from the coding sequence ATGAAACAAAAAGCTTTAATCTTGCTTCTTCTGCTGGCCGGGGCCGCTCATGCCAACGACAGTATGGGTACAGTCAGCACAAGCGGCATCAAATATCTGAAAAATCCGCATATCGATATGCAGAGCGAAGATTTGTACATCAGCGAAAACCAGATTCGCGTGCATTACCGGTTTAAAAACACCTCCTCGCAAGACCTTACCGAAACCGTCCTTTTCCCTTTGCCGATTGTTCCTGCTTTCATCGATTACGACTTTGCCGACACCAAGGGCTTGGTTGACAGCTTCCGAATTTACGCCGACGGCAAACCTGTCCGCCCGCAAACCCACGTCCGTGCCTATTTTGAACGGCGTAACGGCTCGCTGGTGGACGTGACCGCCGATTTGAAAAAATGCGGTTTGAGCGATCAGGAACTGATGCACCCTTGGACGAAAAAGCAAGACGGTGAAAAAATCGGCAGCAAAATCGGAGCCTGCCGCTCCGCCAAAGTCCAATCCATGCTGCCCAAACAGACGGATGAACTGCCCGATTGGTCGGCGCAGATTGTTTACAGCTGGAAGCAAACCTTCAAAGCCGGCAGCGTCACCGAAATCAAACACCAATACACCCCGCTGGTTGGCGGCAGCTTCCTGCCTTCGCTCAAAGCCAAAGACAGCAAAGCATTCATAGATGAGTACTGTATGGATGAAAACTTCCTTAAAAACTTTAAGACTGTGGAAGAAGGTTCAAAGCTTTATCACTATTTGGGTTATGTCTTGACTACAGGTGCTAACTGGGCAAAACCGATAGGAAAATTCACGTTGACCATAGATCGCGAGCCCAATACTGTTATTTCACTCTGCTGGGACAAATCCTTGCGCAAAGTAGGGCCGAACCGTTTCCAAGCAGTCAAAGAAAATTTCCTGCCGAAGAAAGACTTAGACATTATTTTCGTTTATAACTAA
- the panC gene encoding pantoate--beta-alanine ligase, with translation MQIIHTIKELREWRKTAGKVAFVPTMGNLHEGHLALVREAKKRADNVVVSIFVNRLQFGQGEDFDKYPRTLQQDADKLTGEGVAVVFAPDEKELYPNVEQRFNVEPPHLQNELCGKFRPGHFRGVATVVTKLFNIVQPDTACFGKKDYQQLAIIKGFVEDLNFNIEIVPVDTGRASDGLALSSRNQYLSEAERAEAPRLYQELQNIAAALKNGNLDYAQLEAECIRRLTDAGWVVDYVEIRHAHSLAVAHVGDKELVVLAAARLGTTRLIDNLEVALA, from the coding sequence ATGCAAATCATTCATACGATTAAAGAATTGCGCGAGTGGCGCAAAACTGCCGGAAAGGTGGCATTTGTACCGACTATGGGCAATCTGCACGAGGGCCATCTTGCGCTGGTGCGCGAAGCAAAAAAACGTGCCGATAACGTTGTGGTCAGTATTTTTGTCAACCGCCTGCAATTCGGACAAGGCGAGGATTTCGACAAATATCCGCGCACTTTGCAACAAGATGCCGACAAATTGACAGGCGAGGGCGTTGCCGTCGTGTTCGCGCCTGATGAAAAAGAGCTGTATCCGAATGTAGAACAGCGTTTCAATGTCGAGCCTCCGCACCTGCAAAATGAATTGTGCGGCAAATTCCGTCCGGGCCATTTCCGCGGCGTTGCGACCGTTGTGACTAAGTTGTTCAACATTGTTCAACCCGATACCGCCTGTTTCGGCAAAAAAGACTATCAGCAGCTGGCGATTATCAAAGGCTTTGTCGAAGACTTGAATTTCAATATCGAAATCGTTCCTGTCGATACCGGTCGCGCTTCAGACGGCCTGGCACTTTCCAGTCGCAACCAATATTTGAGCGAAGCAGAACGCGCAGAAGCGCCCCGTCTCTATCAAGAATTACAAAACATTGCCGCCGCCTTGAAAAACGGCAATCTGGATTACGCCCAGCTTGAAGCCGAATGTATCCGCCGTTTGACCGATGCCGGCTGGGTGGTTGATTACGTTGAAATCCGCCATGCACACAGCTTGGCAGTGGCTCATGTTGGCGATAAAGAATTGGTGGTGCTTGCCGCCGCCCGGTTGGGTACCACGCGCCTGATTGATAATTTGGAAGTGGCTTTGGCTTAA
- the panB gene encoding 3-methyl-2-oxobutanoate hydroxymethyltransferase, with protein sequence MITVNTLQKMKAEGEKIAMLTAYESSFAALMDNAGVDVLLVGDSLGMAVQGRQSTLPVSLQDMCYHTECVARGTKNAMIVSDLPFGAYQQSKEQAFAAAAELMAAGAHMVKLEGGVWMAETTEFLQMRGIPVCAHIGLTPQSVFAFGGYKVQGRGDKAEALLNDAKAHDAAGAAIVLMECVPAELAKKVTETVSCPTIGIGAGVYCDGQVLVMHDMLGIFPGKTAKFVKNFMQGKDSVQAAVKAYVDEVKAKTFPSVEHTFVG encoded by the coding sequence ATGATTACCGTAAACACTTTGCAAAAAATGAAAGCAGAGGGCGAAAAAATCGCCATGCTGACCGCTTATGAATCCAGCTTTGCCGCGCTAATGGACAATGCCGGCGTGGATGTATTGCTGGTCGGCGATTCTTTGGGTATGGCGGTGCAAGGTCGTCAGTCCACGTTGCCGGTGAGCTTGCAGGATATGTGCTACCACACCGAATGCGTGGCTCGCGGTACTAAAAATGCCATGATTGTCAGTGACTTGCCGTTTGGTGCGTATCAGCAGAGCAAAGAGCAGGCATTTGCGGCAGCGGCTGAGTTGATGGCGGCCGGCGCGCATATGGTCAAGCTCGAAGGCGGCGTCTGGATGGCGGAGACCACTGAATTTCTGCAAATGCGCGGTATCCCTGTTTGCGCCCACATCGGCCTGACCCCGCAATCCGTGTTTGCATTCGGCGGCTATAAAGTTCAAGGTCGCGGCGACAAGGCGGAAGCGTTGCTCAACGACGCCAAAGCGCATGATGCGGCAGGTGCGGCAATCGTATTGATGGAATGCGTTCCTGCAGAGTTGGCGAAAAAAGTGACCGAAACCGTTTCTTGCCCGACCATCGGTATTGGCGCAGGCGTGTATTGCGACGGTCAGGTTTTGGTGATGCACGATATGCTCGGCATTTTCCCCGGTAAAACCGCCAAATTCGTGAAGAACTTTATGCAGGGCAAAGACAGCGTTCAAGCTGCGGTCAAAGCCTATGTGGACGAAGTCAAAGCAAAAACGTTCCCATCTGTCGAACATACGTTTGTCGGATAA